A single region of the Malaclemys terrapin pileata isolate rMalTer1 chromosome 4, rMalTer1.hap1, whole genome shotgun sequence genome encodes:
- the LOC128835333 gene encoding E3 ubiquitin-protein ligase TRIM50-like, with amino-acid sequence MTAPSHEMWPRSKATKTGPGDLPAPVKKEDLTLDPDMAHPQLEISKDGKEVRCGSFTKNVSSSPRRFDTANCVVAHQSFSAGQHYWEVSVGRKPRWNLGVVSDRAERRGRLIQTKSWLPWSDDLFCTEGYWLIGYNKQKAGKPYWAFDTNPMPFDCSSHPETIGVYLDYTDGEVTFYNADDPGNLTPLYSFYNADFRSAPVYPVFDPCWHDNGGNEQPLKIM; translated from the exons AGCCATGAAATGTGGCCAAGGAGCAAAGCTACCAAGACTGGCCCCGGGGACTTACCAGCACCAG TGAAGAAGGAGGATCTAACCCTGGACCCAGACATGGCCCATCCCCAGCTGGAGATCTCGAAGGATGGGAAGGAGGTGAGATGTGGGAGTTTCACAAAGAACGTCAGCTCCAGCCCAAGGCGATTCGACACGGCCAACTGCGTGGTGGCCCATCAGAGCTTCAGCGCGGGGCAGCACTACTGGGAGGTGTCCGTGGGCCGGAAGCCGCGCTGGAACCTGGGGGTGGTCTCGGACCGAGCGGAGAGACGGGGCAGATTGATCCAGACTAAATCCTGGTTACCGTGGTCGGATGATTTGTTCTGCACCGAGGGCTACTGGCTCATCGGATACAACAAGCAGAAGGCCGGGAAGCCATACTGGGCGTTTGACACCAACCCGATGCCCTTTGACTGTAGCTCCCACCCTGAGACCATCGGGGTCTATCTCGATTACACAGACGGGGAAGTGACCTTCTACAACGCCGATGACCCTGGTAATTTGACCCCCCTGTACTCCTTCTACAACGCTGACTTCAGGAGCGCCCCCGTCTACCCCGTCTTCGACCCCTGCTGGCACGACAACGGGGGCAACGAACAGCCCCTTAAAATTATGTGA